A genome region from Hymenobacter tibetensis includes the following:
- a CDS encoding GIN domain-containing protein, producing the protein MKKNISINLQGIIFHIEEDGYEVLSRYLAEVKAHFSSYRGHEEIVADIEGRIAELFAARLSNTKQVISLDDVQAMTAKMGRVSDFQSADEAEDDEELLADAVASGTAAGTYTNAGIGEPNGPFGTKGAFGPEGPFGKKGAFGPDGPLGAGTDASSTEPRRLYRDMANRKVAGVAAGIARYFAVNPLWIRLGFLGLLILIPLAFNDLGWLEEVGEKLAAISVISYVILWIALPKRYDGTPEQEDKGYKKFYRDTDTGKVGGVSAGLAAYLNTDITLIRVLFIAGLFIGGISFILYPLLWILVPEAKTISDKMRMRGDAVTLSGIDSNVRNNAYEPGTTGNNRPLGTFFEDLASALNPLLNFVGSAIRIVAGVMLSILGFGFLIALVTVLGVAIGLIPDSPYVVTGDVPAHVFLNGIPGWALLSGFIAFGIPTLAMLLLGIGLLMRRAILSRTMGWSLFGLWLLSIIGVSVAAARQSREFQYEADVEQTQQYPVLQARVLRLETRYVDRQWDQWVDVDLAATDSGRTVEVVRRLSAKGASEAEASNTAATTVAYTVRTRGDSTLIFDDHFSFQPNARYRDQDLELTIRLPRDRTFHLSQGFANWLDDDDFVGNRTPEDIEERTFRMRGNKLECINCPAEEMDETDEGDATGDGISFDAREDENGDVNVNLQFKGSPSFDTDEDRYGSGRRTFEQNDFNAVTVIGPYRVVVRAGSSYRVKAAGDNRNLDDLRVEREGDKLVIRSSNRNFIGGSNWNGADKVLVTIESPELDRLELVGAARADVQGFNSGDLRVEQAGASQLRLQGEFNNLDISLAGACRATLDGKADDLNVNGAGGCELAASNFTARSADIDMVGGSKARLRVTENLKADAVGASVIEYSGNPGDVTKDATGASRVQSVNE; encoded by the coding sequence ATGAAAAAGAACATCAGCATCAACCTCCAAGGCATCATCTTCCACATTGAGGAAGACGGCTACGAAGTTCTGAGCCGCTATTTAGCTGAAGTGAAAGCCCACTTCAGCAGTTACCGCGGCCACGAGGAAATTGTGGCGGACATCGAAGGCCGTATTGCCGAATTGTTTGCCGCCCGTCTTTCCAACACCAAGCAGGTGATTTCGCTGGACGACGTACAGGCCATGACCGCCAAAATGGGTCGCGTGAGTGACTTCCAAAGCGCCGACGAGGCCGAGGACGACGAAGAACTGCTGGCCGATGCCGTAGCTAGCGGCACAGCCGCCGGCACGTACACCAACGCTGGCATCGGCGAGCCCAACGGCCCCTTCGGTACTAAGGGAGCTTTCGGCCCCGAAGGACCGTTTGGCAAGAAAGGCGCATTTGGTCCCGATGGCCCTTTGGGAGCGGGCACTGACGCCAGCTCCACCGAGCCTCGCCGCCTCTACCGCGACATGGCGAACCGCAAAGTTGCGGGGGTAGCCGCTGGTATTGCCCGCTATTTTGCCGTCAACCCACTATGGATTCGGTTGGGCTTCCTGGGGCTCTTGATTCTGATACCACTTGCTTTCAACGACTTAGGCTGGCTGGAGGAAGTAGGCGAGAAACTAGCCGCTATATCGGTTATCTCCTACGTTATTCTTTGGATTGCCTTGCCAAAGCGCTACGATGGCACGCCAGAGCAGGAAGATAAGGGCTATAAAAAGTTCTACCGCGACACCGACACCGGTAAAGTAGGGGGCGTATCGGCCGGATTGGCCGCCTACCTCAACACCGATATTACCTTGATTCGGGTGCTGTTTATAGCTGGCTTGTTTATCGGAGGCATCTCGTTCATTCTGTACCCGCTGCTGTGGATTCTAGTGCCCGAAGCCAAGACCATCTCGGACAAGATGCGCATGCGTGGCGACGCTGTAACACTTTCGGGTATCGATAGCAACGTGCGTAATAATGCGTATGAACCTGGCACTACGGGCAACAACCGTCCTCTGGGCACCTTCTTCGAGGATTTAGCGAGTGCCTTGAACCCACTACTCAACTTCGTCGGCAGCGCCATCCGCATCGTGGCCGGAGTAATGTTGTCTATCCTTGGCTTCGGCTTTCTGATAGCCCTTGTCACGGTGCTTGGGGTTGCGATAGGCTTGATTCCTGATTCGCCTTACGTTGTAACCGGTGACGTACCCGCACACGTTTTCTTGAATGGGATACCAGGTTGGGCCTTGTTGTCAGGATTTATAGCCTTCGGAATTCCTACGCTAGCTATGCTGCTGCTTGGCATCGGGCTGCTAATGCGCCGTGCCATTCTGAGCCGGACCATGGGGTGGTCGTTGTTTGGCTTGTGGTTGCTGAGCATCATAGGTGTTTCGGTGGCTGCAGCCCGCCAGAGCCGCGAGTTTCAGTATGAGGCTGACGTTGAGCAGACCCAGCAGTATCCAGTGCTTCAGGCTCGTGTGCTGCGCCTCGAAACTCGATATGTAGACCGCCAATGGGACCAGTGGGTGGATGTAGACCTAGCCGCTACCGATAGTGGCCGCACAGTGGAAGTGGTTCGCCGCTTGTCTGCTAAAGGAGCTTCCGAAGCTGAAGCCAGCAACACGGCTGCTACCACTGTGGCATACACCGTCCGCACCCGCGGCGACTCGACGCTAATTTTCGATGACCACTTTTCTTTTCAACCTAATGCCCGCTACCGCGACCAGGATCTAGAATTGACCATCCGCCTGCCTCGCGACCGGACCTTCCACCTCAGCCAAGGCTTTGCGAACTGGCTAGATGATGACGACTTCGTAGGTAACCGTACTCCCGAAGACATCGAAGAGCGGACTTTCCGGATGCGCGGCAACAAGCTGGAATGCATCAACTGCCCCGCCGAGGAAATGGACGAGACTGACGAAGGGGACGCTACCGGGGACGGTATCAGCTTTGATGCCAGGGAAGATGAGAACGGCGACGTTAATGTCAATCTACAGTTCAAAGGCTCTCCTTCCTTCGACACCGACGAGGACCGCTACGGCTCTGGCCGCCGCACCTTCGAGCAAAATGACTTCAATGCGGTTACCGTAATCGGCCCCTACCGCGTGGTGGTGCGGGCCGGCAGCAGCTACCGAGTGAAAGCTGCTGGCGACAACCGCAACCTCGACGACCTACGTGTAGAACGTGAAGGCGACAAACTGGTTATCCGGTCTAGCAACCGCAACTTCATAGGCGGTTCCAACTGGAATGGTGCCGACAAAGTGTTGGTAACCATTGAAAGCCCAGAGCTGGATCGGCTGGAATTAGTAGGTGCTGCCCGGGCCGATGTACAAGGCTTTAACAGCGGTGACTTACGAGTGGAACAAGCCGGCGCTAGCCAACTGCGTCTGCAAGGCGAATTCAACAACCTCGACATAAGCTTGGCTGGAGCCTGCCGCGCTACGCTGGATGGCAAAGCCGACGACCTAAACGTGAACGGAGCCGGTGGCTGCGAGTTGGCAGCGTCCAACTTCACCGCACGTAGCGCCGATATCGACATGGTTGGCGGCAGCAAAGCCCGTCTGCGGGTAACCGAGAACCTGAAAGCCGATGCTGTTGGCGCCAGTGTAATCGAGTACAGTGGCAATCCTGGCGACGTAACCAAGGATGCGACGGGAGCCTCTCGGGTTCAGTCTGTTAATGAGTAG
- a CDS encoding PadR family transcriptional regulator, with amino-acid sequence MKVENTQVQMRKGILEFCILEIIARGEVYASDMLEELTQARMIVVEGTLYPLLTRLKNAGLLDYTWKESMSGPPRKYYTLTEGGQDFLLQLRLTWEEVQDSIRIIRQKPSANGSSLPVPL; translated from the coding sequence ATGAAAGTAGAGAACACCCAAGTGCAGATGCGGAAGGGAATTCTGGAATTCTGCATCCTGGAGATTATCGCCCGCGGCGAGGTGTATGCGTCCGACATGCTCGAAGAACTTACCCAAGCCCGCATGATTGTGGTGGAGGGGACACTCTACCCGCTGCTCACGCGCCTCAAAAATGCTGGTCTCCTCGACTATACCTGGAAGGAATCGATGAGTGGCCCCCCGCGCAAGTACTACACCCTTACGGAAGGCGGCCAGGATTTCCTGTTGCAGCTACGCCTTACCTGGGAGGAAGTACAGGACTCCATCCGCATCATTCGCCAAAAGCCTTCCGCCAACGGGAGCAGCCTGCCGGTACCGCTGTAG
- a CDS encoding putative type IX sorting system protein PorV2: MMHLFRSTALLVSASSLLFLTATTVSAQDLTPKYSNEFLNVGVGGRALGMGKVQVSLAQDATAGYWNPAGLLSQKAKYDAVLMHSELFSGIVKNDYAAFSMPLDEKSAIGISAVRLGVDDIADTRDLINEFGYIDYTKIRYFSVSDYAVVLSYARKIGNVEGLKVGANAKIIYRNIGSFANAWGFGIDAGVQYDKGNWRLGLMARDITTTYNSWAINADELRPTPGAPLDEIPTNRTEITLPTFVLGVGRLVELPGEFTALAAVDLEITTDGQRNTLVSSKVASIDPRAGLEIGYKNLAFLRGGVSNVQQIQSFTGSEAWKVQPSLGVGVALSGLRLDVALSQLAVEKLGGRTQTNNIIVSLGYGIK, from the coding sequence ATGATGCACCTCTTCCGTTCTACCGCGTTGCTAGTTAGTGCAAGCAGCTTACTGTTTCTAACTGCTACAACGGTTTCAGCTCAAGACCTGACTCCTAAATACAGCAATGAATTTTTGAACGTTGGGGTTGGTGGCCGGGCATTGGGTATGGGCAAAGTGCAAGTTAGCCTTGCCCAAGATGCTACGGCTGGCTATTGGAATCCAGCCGGTCTGCTAAGCCAAAAAGCCAAGTATGACGCTGTGCTTATGCACTCCGAGTTGTTCTCGGGAATTGTGAAGAACGATTATGCGGCCTTCTCCATGCCACTCGACGAGAAAAGCGCTATCGGCATCAGCGCTGTGCGTCTCGGCGTTGATGACATTGCCGACACCCGAGACTTAATCAATGAATTCGGCTACATCGACTACACCAAGATTCGTTATTTCTCGGTCTCTGATTATGCGGTTGTGCTCTCTTATGCCCGCAAAATTGGGAATGTAGAAGGACTGAAAGTAGGGGCAAACGCCAAAATCATTTACCGCAATATTGGTTCGTTTGCCAACGCCTGGGGTTTCGGTATTGACGCAGGCGTGCAATACGACAAGGGCAATTGGCGTCTTGGCCTCATGGCCCGCGACATCACCACCACTTATAATTCATGGGCTATTAATGCCGATGAGTTGCGCCCTACACCTGGCGCGCCGCTCGACGAAATTCCTACCAACCGCACCGAAATTACTCTCCCAACTTTCGTGCTGGGGGTGGGCCGGCTAGTAGAATTGCCCGGCGAGTTTACGGCCCTAGCAGCTGTGGATTTGGAAATCACGACGGATGGTCAGCGTAATACTTTGGTATCAAGCAAAGTAGCAAGTATCGACCCTCGGGCTGGGCTAGAAATTGGATATAAGAACTTGGCATTTCTGCGCGGAGGAGTTAGTAACGTGCAGCAGATCCAATCCTTTACAGGTAGTGAGGCATGGAAGGTGCAGCCTAGCCTCGGAGTAGGGGTGGCGCTGAGTGGCCTCCGCCTCGACGTGGCCCTTTCTCAATTAGCAGTGGAAAAGCTTGGAGGGCGCACGCAAACCAATAACATCATTGTGTCATTGGGTTACGGCATCAAGTAA
- a CDS encoding CCA tRNA nucleotidyltransferase — MKTPQLPDLPLFRTIADAAGELGYPAYVIGGFVRDLALARESKDVDVVCVGDGIRLAQEVGRKLPGRPRVTVFKNFGTAMLPTPEIEVEFVGARKESYRAESRKPEVEAGTLEEDLARRDFTINALGISLNPADFGALVDRYDGMGDLQRRTIRTPLDPDITFSDDPLRMLRAIRFATQLDFDIEPDTFDALARNKERINIVSQERITTELNKIIMAPKPSYGFKLLFQCGLLQLIFPKMALLHGVEKVGQHAHKDNFYHTLQVLDNVVAAGGDLWLRWAAILHDIAKPATKRYDKRVGWTFHGHEDKGARWVPGIFTDLKLPLGEEMRQVQKLVRLHLRPIVLSKEIVTDSAVRRLLFEAGDDIDRLMLLCRADITSKDYDRKNRYLRNFDVVEEKLKEVEEKDHLRNFKPVITGEVIMQTFGLKPSREVGELKDAVLEAILDGKVRNEHDEAFALLLELGEQKGLVRVAE, encoded by the coding sequence ATGAAAACCCCGCAGCTTCCTGACCTTCCGTTGTTTCGCACCATTGCTGATGCCGCTGGCGAACTAGGCTATCCAGCCTATGTGATTGGCGGGTTCGTGCGGGATTTGGCCTTGGCTCGCGAAAGCAAGGACGTGGATGTGGTGTGCGTCGGCGACGGCATACGGTTGGCGCAGGAGGTGGGGCGCAAGCTCCCGGGTAGGCCCCGTGTAACGGTGTTCAAGAACTTCGGGACGGCCATGCTGCCTACGCCCGAAATCGAAGTGGAATTTGTGGGTGCCCGCAAGGAGAGCTACCGGGCCGAGAGCCGCAAGCCCGAGGTGGAAGCTGGCACGCTAGAAGAAGACCTCGCCCGCCGTGACTTCACCATCAACGCCCTCGGTATAAGTTTGAACCCCGCTGATTTTGGCGCCCTCGTGGACCGCTACGACGGAATGGGCGATTTGCAGCGCCGTACGATTCGCACCCCTCTGGACCCAGATATTACGTTTTCCGATGACCCATTGCGTATGCTGCGGGCCATCCGATTCGCTACGCAGTTGGATTTCGACATCGAGCCCGACACGTTCGACGCATTAGCTCGCAACAAGGAGCGCATCAACATTGTGTCGCAGGAGCGCATCACCACCGAACTCAACAAAATCATCATGGCGCCGAAGCCCAGTTATGGCTTCAAGCTACTGTTTCAGTGCGGGTTATTGCAGCTTATCTTTCCGAAGATGGCGCTGCTGCATGGAGTCGAGAAAGTGGGTCAGCACGCGCACAAAGACAACTTTTACCACACCCTGCAAGTGCTCGACAACGTGGTAGCGGCTGGCGGTGACCTGTGGCTTCGTTGGGCGGCTATCCTTCACGATATAGCCAAACCCGCTACTAAGCGCTACGACAAGCGGGTAGGATGGACCTTTCACGGCCACGAAGACAAAGGCGCCCGCTGGGTTCCCGGCATCTTCACTGACCTCAAGCTGCCGCTGGGGGAAGAGATGCGGCAGGTGCAAAAGCTGGTGCGCCTGCACTTACGCCCCATTGTGCTGTCCAAGGAAATCGTGACGGATTCGGCCGTACGTCGCTTGCTTTTCGAGGCCGGTGACGACATCGACCGCCTCATGCTACTGTGCCGTGCCGATATCACCAGCAAGGATTACGACCGCAAAAACCGCTACCTACGCAATTTCGATGTGGTGGAGGAAAAGCTGAAGGAAGTAGAGGAGAAAGACCATCTGCGCAACTTCAAGCCCGTTATTACCGGCGAAGTCATTATGCAAACCTTCGGCTTGAAGCCCTCTCGCGAGGTGGGAGAGTTGAAAGACGCCGTGCTGGAAGCTATTCTGGACGGGAAAGTCCGCAACGAGCACGACGAGGCCTTTGCGCTATTGCTGGAGCTAGGAGAGCAGAAGGGGCTTGTACGAGTAGCTGAATAA